Proteins from one Candidatus Nitrospira nitrosa genomic window:
- a CDS encoding addiction module protein translates to MSITELEAEALKLDPKSRARLAGKLLASLEDLSEEENARLWAEEAQRRSAEMDVQPESAVSAKDMFREARAKLK, encoded by the coding sequence ATGAGTATCACCGAACTTGAAGCCGAGGCGCTGAAGCTTGATCCAAAGTCCCGAGCCCGCTTGGCTGGAAAATTGTTGGCGAGCTTGGAAGATCTGTCCGAAGAGGAAAATGCTAGGCTCTGGGCTGAAGAGGCCCAGCGCAGATCAGCGGAGATGGATGTTCAACCAGAGTCCGCCGTTTCTGCGAAGGACATGTTTCGTGAAGCGAGAGCCAAGCTGAAGTGA
- a CDS encoding addiction module protein, whose translation MPYNLTLKGTSLHEKLAAMESLREDTTHLQESIESPAWHNDILDDRRQRLAEGQSQFLDWEAAKADIRNKVL comes from the coding sequence ATGCCTTATAATCTTACACTCAAAGGTACGAGTCTCCATGAGAAGCTTGCTGCGATGGAGTCTCTGAGGGAAGACACTACACATCTTCAAGAATCCATCGAGTCCCCTGCGTGGCACAACGATATCCTTGATGATCGCCGCCAACGACTTGCCGAGGGGCAATCTCAATTCCTCGATTGGGAGGCCGCCAAAGCAGACATCCGAAACAAGGTCTTGTGA
- a CDS encoding B12-binding domain-containing radical SAM protein codes for MNVSLLFPPTWHPSQPYLSLPSLTGFLHQGGISNVSQRDLGIELLDTILTRGYAAEVYQQLTAKQRELERSQTGETGPGSREHYGKVTDSLDRFAYLVDRIELAKETLRSEGFYDPDAYRASLFMIDKWLEVVSSVYFPTRLTVVDNQFGNYSIYSSKDLMRVVRDEAQNPYLSLFRDKFLPSIINHRPDLIGVSITATSQIIPGLTLCRLIKEAAPDLHVTIGGSIFTRLVDNIRRCPSLFELTDDIVVFEGETALLELVNQLAGKKDYSKVPNLIYRQNGKITVNQPFYSENVNQLPAPNYDGFPLDLYLSPEPVLPVQFSRGCYYKDCAFCALTLDHQNFRQKDPSRTVEELQWLKQRYGARHFFFTDECFALSPTKRLCQQLIDKQVDVKWTCEMRFEKNLSRELLSSMRDAGCLKIVFGLESFNQRIMDFMKKGIKQEWVRRVADDCVDLGIAMHCYIIVGFPTEKEEEALETMNFIVENKRLHESYGFSCQPCLFDLEKEAPIMSDPGGYGIRRIMRPSAEDLSLGFFYEVQEGMTPDEAERLYQYVYGRISEVVCELPFNYAMADGLLYISRAKAGVKPASMAAR; via the coding sequence ATGAACGTCTCGTTGCTTTTTCCTCCGACCTGGCATCCTTCTCAGCCCTATCTTAGCTTGCCGTCTCTGACAGGATTTCTCCACCAAGGTGGGATTTCCAATGTCTCCCAGCGTGATCTTGGCATCGAATTGTTGGATACTATTCTGACGAGGGGTTATGCGGCAGAGGTCTACCAACAGTTGACGGCCAAGCAACGCGAGTTGGAACGGAGCCAAACCGGCGAGACGGGGCCCGGCAGTCGTGAGCATTATGGGAAGGTGACGGACTCTCTTGATCGGTTTGCGTATCTGGTCGATCGGATTGAGTTGGCCAAAGAGACACTACGGAGCGAAGGGTTTTACGATCCTGACGCCTATCGCGCCAGTCTGTTCATGATCGACAAATGGCTGGAGGTCGTATCCTCCGTCTACTTCCCGACCCGGTTGACCGTCGTCGATAATCAGTTTGGGAACTACTCGATCTATTCCTCGAAGGATTTGATGCGGGTCGTGCGGGACGAAGCGCAGAACCCGTACCTCAGCCTTTTCCGAGACAAGTTCCTCCCATCGATCATCAATCATCGACCAGACTTGATCGGCGTGTCGATTACAGCCACGTCCCAGATCATTCCTGGGTTGACGCTGTGTCGGCTCATCAAGGAAGCTGCGCCCGATCTCCATGTGACAATCGGCGGCAGCATCTTTACCCGTTTGGTCGATAACATCCGCCGGTGCCCCAGCTTGTTCGAGCTCACCGACGATATCGTCGTATTTGAGGGTGAGACAGCCTTGTTGGAACTGGTCAACCAGCTGGCCGGCAAGAAGGATTACAGTAAGGTGCCCAACCTGATCTATAGGCAGAACGGCAAGATCACGGTCAACCAGCCGTTCTATTCCGAGAATGTGAATCAGCTCCCGGCCCCGAATTATGATGGCTTCCCGCTGGATCTCTACCTCTCGCCTGAACCGGTTCTCCCGGTTCAGTTTTCGCGCGGCTGTTACTACAAGGATTGTGCGTTCTGTGCGTTGACCCTTGACCACCAGAATTTCAGACAAAAGGACCCGAGCCGTACGGTCGAGGAATTGCAGTGGCTGAAGCAGCGGTACGGGGCTCGCCACTTCTTTTTCACCGATGAGTGTTTTGCTCTGTCGCCGACCAAGCGGTTGTGCCAGCAGCTGATCGACAAGCAGGTGGACGTCAAATGGACCTGCGAGATGCGCTTCGAAAAAAATCTCTCACGTGAGCTCTTGTCCTCCATGCGGGATGCCGGTTGTTTGAAGATCGTATTTGGGTTGGAATCCTTCAACCAGCGGATCATGGATTTCATGAAGAAAGGGATCAAGCAGGAGTGGGTGCGGCGGGTGGCGGATGACTGTGTGGACCTCGGTATCGCCATGCATTGTTACATCATCGTCGGGTTCCCCACGGAGAAAGAAGAAGAAGCGCTTGAGACCATGAACTTCATCGTTGAAAACAAGCGGCTGCACGAGTCCTACGGCTTTTCGTGCCAGCCCTGTTTGTTTGACCTGGAAAAGGAAGCGCCGATCATGAGTGATCCAGGGGGCTATGGCATCCGTCGAATCATGCGACCGTCTGCGGAAGATCTGAGTCTTGGGTTTTTCTACGAGGTGCAAGAAGGTATGACCCCGGATGAGGCGGAGCGGTTGTATCAATATGTGTACGGAAGAATCAGTGAGGTGGTGTGCGAGCTGCCGTTCAATTATGCCATGGCAGATGGGTTACTCTACATCTCACGGGCCAAAGCGGGAGTGAAACCGGCATCGATGGCCGCACGTTGA
- a CDS encoding multiheme c-type cytochrome: MRGKANAQSGRARWRWSIATLCFLSLVGLVSPLSSLAQGQADTQKLNDQIAVDWVADIEKVFIRSEDCKQCHERHYEEWKGVREQTPDLKTFGRVDAALLHGTSLTSPVFRTVLGLWKETNPTADEQRRCLSCHAPAVTVFPEHVEKIIGQVLSGKSGVEGIGCAACHLMAGMDKSASSPPTFTLQPGRTLYGPYANPEENLVHPAVQSPQFREASFCASCHFDKVKDVTQMNLPGEILEGTICQDCHMEPSTGSSTSRRGAMTRSIGRHWFRGVVVAGTMLKNRNVQAEWMPRIDVEVTKTGTTVEGRSLVKVGSLPHIFPDGDPVLKQFFLTVTAKDAKGQTLTEETQRFGLSYDKLLRGPIPDPFIKGGNTRKVPFAFTLPSGTVASSIEAVLTYALIPAPEPEVQEKYLGSLQTDADRDEARKIIHEYTQRHFLTYRVKQLH; this comes from the coding sequence GTGAGAGGTAAGGCCAACGCACAGAGTGGTCGCGCACGATGGAGATGGAGCATTGCGACGCTCTGTTTCCTGTCGCTGGTTGGACTTGTCAGTCCCCTGAGCAGTCTGGCTCAGGGGCAAGCAGACACGCAAAAGCTAAATGACCAGATCGCGGTTGATTGGGTGGCGGACATTGAAAAGGTCTTCATCCGTTCAGAAGACTGCAAGCAGTGCCATGAACGGCATTATGAAGAGTGGAAGGGCGTCCGGGAGCAGACGCCTGATTTGAAGACCTTTGGTCGTGTGGATGCCGCGCTCTTGCACGGGACCTCGTTGACATCACCAGTTTTTCGAACGGTCCTCGGTCTTTGGAAAGAAACGAATCCAACAGCAGATGAGCAGCGGCGATGCTTGTCGTGCCATGCCCCTGCCGTGACGGTGTTTCCGGAACATGTCGAAAAGATCATCGGGCAAGTCTTGAGCGGAAAGTCGGGGGTAGAAGGGATCGGCTGTGCGGCCTGTCACTTGATGGCAGGAATGGACAAGAGTGCGAGTTCGCCGCCGACGTTTACCTTACAGCCAGGACGAACGCTCTATGGTCCCTATGCGAATCCAGAAGAGAATCTCGTCCATCCGGCTGTGCAATCGCCGCAATTTCGAGAAGCCAGTTTTTGCGCCTCCTGTCACTTCGACAAAGTGAAAGATGTCACCCAAATGAATCTGCCCGGAGAAATCTTGGAAGGTACGATCTGTCAGGATTGCCATATGGAGCCTTCAACCGGGAGTTCAACGTCACGACGCGGTGCCATGACCCGATCCATTGGTCGCCATTGGTTTCGCGGCGTCGTTGTGGCCGGAACGATGCTCAAGAATCGGAACGTACAGGCGGAATGGATGCCTCGAATTGATGTGGAGGTGACAAAGACCGGCACGACTGTGGAAGGAAGAAGTCTTGTGAAGGTCGGTAGTTTGCCGCACATCTTTCCCGATGGCGATCCGGTGCTGAAACAGTTCTTCCTGACCGTGACGGCGAAGGATGCCAAGGGGCAGACCTTGACGGAGGAGACGCAGCGGTTTGGATTGTCCTACGACAAGCTTCTCCGTGGCCCCATTCCGGATCCCTTCATCAAGGGTGGCAATACAAGAAAAGTGCCTTTTGCCTTCACACTTCCGAGTGGGACAGTTGCCTCGTCGATTGAAGCAGTGCTCACCTATGCACTGATTCCCGCTCCTGAACCGGAGGTACAGGAGAAATACCTTGGCTCGCTCCAGACGGATGCGGATCGTGATGAGGCGAGAAAGATCATCCATGAATACACACAACGACATTTTCTGACCTATCGTGTTAAACAACTTCACTAG
- a CDS encoding PDZ domain-containing protein, whose amino-acid sequence MIGGRLPGVVLLAVLLVAPVWVAQAETHSDEMTEEEASKLGEEFGIVVGAVDEAIQKELNLQKPQGVAVFEVIGNSRADYAGIKVRSVIKEINKQEIRTMADFGRAIKKAMKECNVTVGTYEAADPGDPVGWGVNFHFVGCRRD is encoded by the coding sequence GTGATCGGAGGGAGATTGCCGGGGGTGGTGTTGCTGGCGGTGCTCCTCGTCGCCCCAGTCTGGGTGGCACAGGCTGAGACGCACTCCGATGAAATGACGGAGGAGGAAGCATCGAAGCTGGGTGAAGAGTTTGGAATCGTCGTCGGTGCCGTCGATGAGGCAATTCAGAAGGAACTCAATCTTCAAAAACCGCAAGGGGTTGCGGTCTTCGAGGTGATTGGGAATTCCCGCGCAGACTATGCCGGGATCAAAGTGCGGTCTGTCATCAAGGAGATCAATAAACAGGAGATTCGAACCATGGCGGATTTCGGCCGAGCCATCAAAAAGGCCATGAAGGAGTGTAACGTGACTGTTGGAACGTATGAGGCGGCGGATCCCGGCGATCCGGTCGGATGGGGAGTGAATTTTCACTTCGTGGGATGTAGACGAGACTAA
- a CDS encoding NHL domain-containing protein, which yields METELGLAVGYIETFAGNGKARSTGDGKRAVKAGIPLPHHAALDREEQWFYFAESGSDRIRRVHLQEGTLHNFAGIGETCYSGDDGVCGEAGLYLPLGVAFDSRNNLYICDSGSNRIRKVDHETGIITTVVGTGQHGFNGDGPAHEVNLTWPAAIAFGPNDVLYIADTQAHKVRRYDPHTDLVTTIAGFWTAEDDAREQPLVARNLVVLSGDAIGIDFSDDQGWLMPVCSDGLDMSMYLDDGKPAMEARLYDIVGITVDGKGDVYIVDKGSNRVRKIDAQTGVISTVAGVCRYGYDGDEKPAVRAMLHAPEAAIFDREGHLYISDTMNHRVRKVDGKTGVITTVAGNGDSGYEDKNIGGCGAARFVAKESAGQLKHGDGLLGIEAVVNSPVGLALDSQGHLYICERGENKIRRLKLS from the coding sequence ATGGAAACCGAACTCGGATTGGCCGTTGGCTACATCGAGACATTTGCTGGTAACGGGAAGGCCCGAAGCACGGGTGATGGCAAGCGTGCAGTGAAAGCGGGAATTCCGCTCCCTCATCACGCGGCACTCGATCGGGAGGAGCAGTGGTTCTATTTCGCGGAATCGGGATCGGATCGCATTCGACGTGTGCACCTGCAAGAAGGGACGCTCCACAACTTCGCCGGGATTGGGGAAACCTGTTACAGCGGCGATGACGGAGTCTGTGGCGAGGCCGGCCTCTATCTGCCTCTGGGAGTTGCCTTTGATTCCCGAAACAATCTCTATATCTGTGACTCCGGCAGCAATCGGATTCGGAAAGTCGATCATGAGACGGGAATCATCACGACGGTGGTTGGGACCGGTCAGCATGGGTTTAACGGAGACGGGCCAGCGCACGAGGTCAATCTGACCTGGCCGGCAGCCATCGCATTCGGCCCGAATGATGTGTTGTACATTGCCGACACGCAGGCGCATAAGGTTCGGCGGTATGACCCCCACACGGATCTGGTGACGACGATCGCCGGATTTTGGACGGCCGAGGACGATGCGCGAGAGCAGCCCCTGGTGGCCAGAAACCTCGTGGTGCTCTCCGGTGATGCGATCGGGATCGATTTCAGCGATGATCAAGGATGGCTCATGCCGGTCTGTTCCGACGGGCTCGATATGTCGATGTATCTGGACGATGGAAAGCCTGCGATGGAAGCACGGCTCTACGACATCGTCGGGATTACGGTCGACGGCAAGGGCGATGTGTACATCGTCGACAAGGGAAGCAATCGTGTCAGGAAGATTGACGCCCAGACCGGTGTGATTTCGACCGTTGCAGGGGTCTGTCGGTATGGATATGACGGTGATGAGAAGCCGGCTGTCCGAGCCATGTTGCATGCTCCGGAAGCCGCGATCTTCGATCGAGAGGGCCATCTCTACATTTCCGATACCATGAATCATCGTGTGCGGAAGGTAGACGGCAAGACCGGTGTGATCACGACGGTCGCGGGAAATGGGGACAGCGGCTACGAAGACAAGAACATCGGTGGCTGCGGCGCAGCTCGATTTGTCGCGAAGGAATCGGCCGGGCAGTTGAAGCACGGCGACGGTCTGCTTGGTATCGAGGCGGTGGTGAATTCTCCTGTCGGCTTGGCGTTGGACTCGCAGGGCCATCTCTATATCTGCGAGCGCGGAGAAAACAAGATCCGACGGTTGAAGCTCTCCTAA
- a CDS encoding ethylbenzene dehydrogenase-related protein — MRTTSIGNVRFHVLGFLSCLIVIASVLGAFGVPLVSSEGMTIRSFLIQSEMPKTADDTVWQTASPITIPLSGQVITRPVWPEPTVRALTVRTVHNGTEIAFLLEWQDNTKNDRLTPGTFRDGVAIGFPLGDAPAFFCMGQLDHYINIWHWKADWQSDIDRRAARAPEKKEGGVRTFEVIPRRVSSVEDLIGGGFSTLTTKDKQGRVQGQGFWRDGVWHVMMRRPLLSEEQENEATLLPGRIQTVSFSVWNGENKERNGQKAVAPWFQLSIDPVAKL, encoded by the coding sequence GTGCGAACGACGTCCATCGGTAACGTTCGGTTTCATGTGCTTGGATTCTTATCGTGTCTGATCGTCATTGCCAGTGTACTCGGCGCCTTTGGGGTTCCGTTGGTCAGTTCCGAGGGGATGACGATCCGATCGTTCCTGATCCAAAGCGAGATGCCGAAGACGGCCGATGATACGGTCTGGCAAACGGCCTCACCGATCACGATCCCCCTCAGCGGTCAAGTCATTACCAGGCCGGTCTGGCCAGAGCCCACGGTTCGGGCCTTGACCGTGCGAACCGTTCACAATGGAACCGAGATCGCTTTTTTGTTGGAGTGGCAGGACAACACCAAGAACGATCGGCTGACTCCTGGGACCTTCCGGGACGGAGTGGCCATCGGGTTCCCTCTCGGTGATGCCCCGGCGTTCTTTTGCATGGGGCAGTTGGATCACTACATCAATATTTGGCATTGGAAGGCGGACTGGCAGAGCGATATCGATCGTCGTGCCGCGCGCGCTCCGGAGAAGAAAGAAGGCGGCGTGCGAACGTTCGAAGTCATTCCACGGCGAGTGTCTTCCGTGGAAGACCTCATCGGCGGCGGTTTCAGCACATTGACGACGAAAGACAAACAGGGGCGAGTGCAGGGCCAAGGGTTTTGGAGGGATGGAGTGTGGCACGTCATGATGCGACGTCCACTCCTCAGCGAAGAGCAGGAGAACGAAGCAACACTCCTTCCTGGACGAATCCAAACCGTGTCATTCTCTGTCTGGAACGGAGAAAATAAAGAGCGAAACGGACAAAAGGCGGTGGCGCCTTGGTTTCAGCTCAGCATCGACCCTGTCGCCAAACTCTAG
- a CDS encoding putative periplasmic lipoprotein, with protein MRSLWLLALWAMVLSGCGSDREGQLIVDHQRAVYESLALQDQLQQQGGGHAAADLGIGISNRGMVKLLSLLKGLIITPAKPPEGLEDLSIRIEDIQLVSRAGRSELALQVSVASPTNHLQFDAAMTGDLLFLPPEPDTDTHEDQLAFRVKVRELHPDLSWYSLRFHNIAAVRDYLRNRMIDQIEKDLVVKVPTARLDKLVLGLSGSEVLKDEEKGFQIKIAYASPKFEMPIVARYSQFLMTDSGFWIFARYGDKTPYIPRPVARVPTEQLETEIGRLTYAIRAAAIGLTFASGDSAVIVRKPLLEKLTAQFNERSSDERTVSFQSIRSRGKLFEKQWRDNLLGAGGFSVELDSRDAAWGTVTLKQVTSAWSENGLAYSASADIEANTIMYVHFDPLIGGGVGKRTTLEGTASPVLAGTLSLALRTYLGVPVLVIANQLVCSKFPITVMDDEGLALGVTLSQFVGGGKPTLIPALIGLPKMVKADQVLRGIKTVTVTAPKPFAAVTYAPTQFVADANGFRAEFLTSASWSEGDDVDAEDRVKEITALVNKDETFPSGPDCGKPDPIKVHVAGVEFEHDLGLGRVIATLVDGARTGTKGIENFLSTAGRNAINPPPGSVLRKPLLNPMGTLKCLGTLLQKCE; from the coding sequence ATGCGATCTCTGTGGCTGCTAGCCCTGTGGGCGATGGTGCTGTCTGGGTGTGGTTCAGACCGAGAAGGCCAACTAATCGTCGACCATCAGCGGGCGGTGTATGAGAGCCTGGCGCTGCAAGATCAGCTTCAGCAGCAGGGTGGTGGACATGCTGCGGCTGACCTAGGGATCGGGATCTCGAATCGGGGCATGGTCAAGTTGCTGTCGCTGCTCAAGGGGCTGATCATCACTCCGGCCAAGCCACCTGAGGGTCTCGAAGATCTATCTATCAGGATAGAAGACATTCAACTGGTCAGTAGGGCCGGCCGCAGTGAACTAGCGCTTCAGGTCTCCGTTGCCAGTCCCACGAATCATCTCCAATTTGATGCAGCGATGACAGGCGATCTCTTGTTCCTGCCGCCCGAGCCGGATACGGACACCCATGAAGACCAACTTGCATTTCGGGTAAAGGTGAGAGAGCTCCATCCCGATCTCTCCTGGTATTCTCTGCGGTTTCACAACATTGCGGCGGTGCGCGACTATCTTAGGAACCGAATGATCGACCAGATTGAAAAAGACCTTGTGGTAAAGGTACCAACAGCTAGGCTGGACAAGCTTGTGTTGGGGCTTTCGGGAAGTGAGGTGCTGAAGGACGAGGAGAAGGGTTTTCAGATCAAGATCGCCTATGCCAGTCCGAAGTTCGAGATGCCGATCGTGGCCCGCTATTCTCAGTTTTTGATGACCGACTCGGGGTTCTGGATTTTTGCACGGTACGGCGACAAGACCCCCTATATACCCAGACCAGTTGCCCGGGTACCGACGGAGCAGTTGGAGACTGAAATTGGACGGTTGACCTATGCCATTCGCGCCGCCGCGATCGGATTGACCTTTGCATCCGGTGACTCAGCCGTCATCGTCAGGAAACCGTTGCTTGAGAAACTCACGGCGCAGTTCAATGAGCGATCCAGCGATGAGCGTACCGTCTCCTTTCAATCAATCAGATCCCGCGGCAAGCTATTTGAGAAACAATGGCGGGACAATCTGCTCGGAGCCGGTGGGTTTTCGGTCGAGTTGGATAGTCGTGATGCGGCCTGGGGAACCGTGACCCTCAAGCAGGTCACCTCGGCATGGAGCGAAAATGGGTTGGCCTATTCGGCTTCGGCGGACATTGAGGCCAACACCATTATGTATGTCCACTTTGACCCATTAATTGGGGGTGGTGTCGGGAAGCGCACGACACTGGAAGGGACCGCATCCCCTGTCTTGGCTGGTACGCTGTCCTTGGCACTCCGCACCTATCTAGGAGTACCGGTTTTGGTTATTGCGAATCAGCTTGTCTGTTCGAAGTTCCCTATCACGGTCATGGATGATGAGGGTCTTGCTCTTGGCGTCACACTGAGTCAATTCGTGGGAGGGGGAAAGCCCACCCTTATTCCTGCATTGATCGGTCTTCCCAAGATGGTGAAGGCGGATCAGGTGCTTCGTGGAATCAAGACGGTCACCGTCACGGCGCCGAAACCGTTTGCGGCCGTTACCTATGCACCGACGCAGTTTGTCGCTGATGCAAATGGTTTTCGGGCTGAGTTTTTGACGTCGGCTTCGTGGAGCGAGGGTGATGACGTTGACGCCGAAGACCGAGTGAAAGAGATCACGGCATTGGTCAACAAGGACGAGACGTTCCCTTCTGGTCCGGATTGCGGCAAGCCGGACCCGATCAAGGTACATGTCGCGGGAGTTGAGTTCGAACATGACCTTGGGCTAGGGCGGGTCATCGCGACTCTCGTCGATGGGGCACGGACAGGCACGAAGGGGATCGAGAACTTTTTGTCGACCGCCGGGCGTAATGCGATCAACCCCCCGCCTGGGTCGGTCCTACGCAAGCCGCTGCTTAACCCAATGGGGACACTCAAATGCCTCGGCACGTTGCTGCAGAAGTGCGAGTGA
- a CDS encoding multiheme c-type cytochrome yields the protein MSMKAVVKLCIVITAGILTLLSGDSAFAQAQNSSSQAAIEKTFPHSNKCKRCHERVYEEWETSPLAKSIHSPAFRAALDAYVKSPGGKDQALCFRCHAPHVREFSEQAQLFVDQTKSGDPSLDGVACSQCHLIKHVDRAKHPPEPKYEVGGKTLYGPYKDFVQNLAHQSMESSLFQKSDLCLNCHQSVPSAVNLGKANDLLGNWDQSRAVKSGKECQTCHMPQQVGESANGEKKRTVANHSFPGRLGKLRQEAAKVAVQTKVDGANTMVTVKVQSLVPHNLPATHPAWASVVLSLEVKGKNLKTVFSDKRVYGRTYLDAQGQPTIFDFEAVKVAEDTVLRPEEMREETFTFPTPKDTKTFDVEVGLNYAPLTGPTTFLQRVEAESSQGSQDPAFQPIEIVKRTENVPVGK from the coding sequence ATGAGCATGAAAGCGGTCGTGAAGCTCTGTATTGTCATCACAGCCGGTATTCTGACCTTGTTGAGTGGCGACTCGGCTTTTGCGCAGGCTCAGAATTCGAGCAGTCAAGCGGCGATCGAGAAGACCTTTCCTCATTCCAATAAATGTAAACGTTGCCACGAGCGGGTGTACGAAGAATGGGAAACGTCGCCCTTGGCCAAGTCCATTCATTCTCCCGCGTTCCGTGCCGCACTGGATGCCTATGTGAAGTCGCCTGGCGGAAAGGATCAGGCGCTGTGTTTCCGATGCCATGCGCCGCATGTTCGTGAGTTCTCTGAGCAGGCCCAGTTGTTTGTGGATCAAACGAAGAGTGGCGATCCGTCATTGGACGGCGTGGCCTGCAGTCAGTGCCATTTGATCAAGCACGTGGACCGTGCGAAGCATCCTCCTGAGCCCAAGTATGAAGTCGGCGGAAAAACACTCTATGGACCCTACAAAGACTTTGTGCAGAATCTGGCCCATCAATCGATGGAATCGAGTCTGTTCCAGAAGTCTGATCTCTGTTTGAACTGTCATCAGTCGGTGCCATCAGCGGTGAATCTTGGGAAGGCCAACGACTTGCTGGGGAATTGGGATCAGAGCCGGGCCGTGAAGTCCGGTAAAGAATGTCAGACCTGCCACATGCCGCAACAAGTAGGCGAATCAGCCAATGGGGAAAAGAAACGGACCGTCGCAAACCATAGTTTCCCAGGGCGCTTGGGCAAGCTTCGTCAGGAGGCGGCGAAGGTAGCGGTGCAGACAAAAGTCGATGGCGCCAATACGATGGTGACGGTGAAGGTACAAAGTCTCGTTCCACACAACTTGCCGGCGACCCATCCGGCTTGGGCTTCGGTGGTGTTGAGTCTGGAGGTCAAGGGCAAGAACCTCAAAACGGTGTTCAGTGACAAGCGGGTCTATGGTCGGACGTATCTGGACGCGCAGGGACAGCCGACGATCTTCGACTTTGAAGCAGTCAAGGTGGCTGAGGATACGGTGCTGAGACCAGAAGAGATGAGAGAGGAAACCTTTACCTTCCCCACACCCAAAGATACCAAGACCTTCGATGTTGAAGTTGGGCTCAATTACGCACCGCTGACTGGTCCGACCACATTCCTCCAACGTGTCGAAGCCGAATCATCCCAAGGATCGCAAGATCCCGCCTTCCAGCCGATCGAGATCGTGAAGCGAACGGAGAATGTTCCGGTGGGCAAATAG
- a CDS encoding tetratricopeptide repeat protein — MDTPTSLPPQGDTGVDLADQPLTPDEEIAGIEKLLDSEPDDFQARCRLGELYFSKGRLDDALAEVKKAIEMAESLRTEMNRSLAMYYANLGTIYATKNMADEAEAQFQHALQVFPHDVLALFNLGRLYADKKQYMEAKGYYERLVEITPDDPIAWYNLAGVYIELDNPQVSDYNTIDMGIQCYLRTLELDPKHLESAFKLMEIALNHKKTDLAIRVMENAVEHNPDEPLAYYNLISVYDKCKMFEQAEEARKRLKERFAKKAKDGSKS, encoded by the coding sequence ATGGACACACCTACTTCTCTGCCCCCGCAAGGGGATACCGGGGTTGATCTTGCCGATCAGCCCCTCACTCCGGATGAGGAAATCGCCGGGATTGAAAAGCTGTTGGACAGTGAGCCGGATGATTTTCAGGCGCGTTGTCGGCTTGGGGAATTATATTTCAGTAAAGGGCGTCTCGACGATGCATTGGCAGAGGTCAAGAAGGCCATTGAGATGGCGGAATCCCTTCGCACAGAAATGAATCGTTCGCTGGCTATGTATTATGCCAATCTGGGGACGATTTATGCGACGAAGAACATGGCCGATGAGGCAGAGGCTCAGTTCCAACATGCGCTACAAGTCTTTCCCCACGACGTCTTGGCGCTCTTCAACCTGGGGAGACTCTATGCGGACAAGAAGCAGTACATGGAGGCGAAGGGGTATTATGAACGCCTCGTAGAAATCACACCCGACGATCCGATCGCATGGTACAACCTCGCCGGGGTCTATATTGAACTCGATAATCCGCAGGTGTCCGATTACAACACGATCGACATGGGGATTCAGTGTTATCTTCGCACTTTGGAGCTGGACCCGAAGCACTTGGAGTCGGCCTTCAAGCTGATGGAAATCGCGCTCAATCATAAGAAGACCGATTTGGCCATTCGGGTCATGGAAAATGCGGTGGAACACAATCCCGACGAGCCGCTGGCCTACTACAATCTCATCAGCGTGTATGATAAGTGCAAGATGTTTGAGCAGGCGGAAGAGGCCAGGAAACGACTAAAAGAGAGGTTTGCCAAGAAGGCCAAGGATGGTTCGAAGTCCTGA
- the tatA gene encoding twin-arginine translocase TatA/TatE family subunit: MFGSLGFTELILILMIVLIIFGAGKLPQLGEGLGKAIKGFKKSVHEAEAIEAEAQAAAQQTAAPQVATAAPAQSAPLNQSAGATVQPAPRA; this comes from the coding sequence ATGTTCGGCAGTCTAGGGTTCACCGAGCTGATCCTCATCCTGATGATCGTGTTGATCATCTTCGGGGCCGGGAAACTTCCCCAGTTAGGGGAAGGCCTGGGGAAGGCCATCAAGGGCTTTAAGAAGTCCGTCCATGAGGCAGAGGCCATCGAAGCCGAAGCCCAAGCAGCGGCGCAGCAGACTGCGGCTCCTCAAGTTGCCACGGCCGCACCGGCTCAGAGCGCTCCGTTGAATCAGTCTGCAGGGGCTACGGTGCAGCCTGCTCCTCGCGCCTAG
- a CDS encoding type II toxin-antitoxin system RelE/ParE family toxin codes for MERVSYHRLARRELNEAAQYYESESPCLGAAFLDEVEHCTQAIANFPEAAPLITETIRRRLLLRFPYALLYTIKSDRVRVLAVMNLKRRPMYWVGRE; via the coding sequence ATGGAGCGCGTCTCGTACCATCGATTGGCCCGCCGTGAATTGAACGAAGCCGCCCAGTATTACGAGTCAGAAAGTCCTTGTCTCGGAGCGGCGTTTCTTGATGAAGTCGAGCATTGTACTCAAGCCATTGCGAATTTCCCTGAAGCTGCTCCGCTGATCACGGAGACGATTCGTCGCCGACTCCTTCTCCGATTTCCCTACGCGCTTCTCTATACCATCAAATCAGATCGGGTGCGTGTGCTTGCAGTCATGAATCTGAAGCGTCGCCCGATGTATTGGGTTGGGAGGGAGTAA